The following proteins are encoded in a genomic region of Gadus macrocephalus chromosome 19, ASM3116895v1:
- the LOC132447473 gene encoding histone H2B 1/2-like → MPEPAPKPAPKKGSKKAVSKTAVKGGKKRRKTRKESYAIYVYKVLKQVHPDTGISSKAMGIMNSFVNDIFERIAGEASRLAHYNKRSTITSREIQTAVRLLLPGELAKHAVSEGTKAVTKYTSSK, encoded by the coding sequence ATGCCTGAGCCTGCACCAAAGCCCGCGCCCAAAAAGGGCTCAAAGAAAGCCGTCTCTAAAACCGCCGTTAAGGGAGGGAAGAAGCGCCGTAAGACCAGGAAGGAGAGCTATGCCATCTACGTGTACAAGGTGTTGAAGCAGGTCCACCCCGACACTGGCATCTCCTCCAAGGCGATGGGAATCATGAACTCCTTCGTCAACGACATCTTTGAGCGTATCGCCGGTGAGGCCTCTCGTCTGGCTCACTACAACAAGCGCTCCACCATCACTTCCAGGGAGATCCAGACCGCCGTCCGCCTGCTTCTCCCCGGTGAGCTGGCCAAGCACGCCGTGTCTGAGGGCACCAAGGCTGTAACCAAGTACACCAGCTCCAAGTAG
- the LOC132447472 gene encoding histone H2A, which produces MSGRGKTGGKARAKAKTRSSRAGLQFPVGRVHRLLRKGNYAHRVGAGAPVYLAAVLEYLTAEILELAGNAARDNKKTRIIPRHLQLAVRNDEELNKLLGGVTIAQGGVLPNIQAVLLPKKTEKPAKK; this is translated from the coding sequence ATGTCTGGAAGAGGCAAAACCGGCGGAAAAGCAAGGGCCAAGGCCAAGACTCGCTCATCCCGGGCCGGACTCCAGTTCCCCGTCGGCCGAGTGCACAGGCTTCTCCGCAAAGGAAACTATGCTCATCGCGTCGGTGCCGGAGCTCCCGTCTACCTGGCGGCGGTGCTCGAGTACCTGACCGCTGAGATCCTGGAGTTGGCTGGAAACGCCGCCCGCGACAACAAGAAGACCCGCATCATCCCTCGCCACCTGCAGCTGGCCGTCCGCAACGACGAGGAGCTCAACAAACTCCTCGGTGGCGTGACCATCGCCCAGGGCGGTGTGCTGCCCAACATCCAGGCCGTCCTTCTGCCCAAGAAGACCGAGAAGCCCGCCAAGAAGTAA
- the tmpoa gene encoding thymopoietin a → MPHYLEDPSVLTKEKLKNELLINNVELPVSSAPKDVYVQLYLKHLTVQNTRSGGALDGGTTLDGFSSDEDLPPPVVVSRSSGRKAIRKTDKVQMEDLDVAELTAEGLKEELMKYGVDAGPIVASTRRVYEKKLQRLQEENISPATPELPAIVMETEVHHNGHADLDFSDKEDEEVLVVPVPEPEVIPEPEPLPEPIPIVERLVRSRGKIPVTTRTRSSQHHKVEKVVVAEQTQGAEVRDILKEVFANDFNSPFGILASCRKPIRGAAGRPIQPSDFWQDENLLLSPKNLSTTTTTTTSFSETRHRSSNLFPSTHSSSSSSSSSSSAPAAPRLVLAAPPAGHAPAARRGLSVWLKLFLLVLLVAFLFFVYQTMEAEVLSPFSRSEAEPTGTTEGVA, encoded by the exons ATGCCTCATTACCTGGAAGACCCCTCGGTCCTCACCAAGGAGAAGCTGAAGAACGAGCTGCTTATCAACAACGTGGAGCTGCCTGTCTCCAGCGCCCCGAAGGACGTGTACGTCCAGCTGTACCTGAAGCACCTCACGGTGCAGAACACGAGGAGCGGGGGGGCACTGGACGGGGGAACCACCCTGGACGGCTTTTCCAGCGACGAGGACCTGCCCCCGCCCGTGGTCGTGAGCCGCTCCTCCGGACGG AAGGCCATCCGGAAGACAGACAAGGTCCAAATGGAGGACCTGGATGTGGCGGAGCTGACGGCTGAGGGCCTGAAGGAGGAGCTGATGAAGTACGGCGTGGACGCGGGGCCCATCGTGG CGTCGACCCGTCGTGTTTACGAGAAGAAGCTGCAGAGACTGCAGGAAGAGAACATCTCTCCGGCAACGCCTGAACTCCCGGCCATCGTCATGGAGACAGAGGTCCACCACAACGGACACGCTGACCTGGACTTCAGCGACAAGGAGGACG AGGAGGTCCTGGTGGTCCCCGTTCCTGAACCAGAGGTGATCCCGGAGCCGGAGCCGCTCCCCGAGCCCATCCCCATCGTGGAGAGACTGGTCCGCAGCCGGGGGAAGATCCCCGTCACCACCAGGACACGGAGCAGCCAGCACCACAAG gtggagaaggtggtggtTGCAGAACAGACCCAGGGAGCCGAAGTGAGGGACATCCTGAAGGAAGTATTTGCCAACGATTTCAACAGTCCTTTTGGAATCCT CGCCTCTTGTCGAAAGCCCATCCGCGGTGCGGCCGGACGCCCCATCCAGCCCAGCGACTTCTGGCAGGACGAGaacctgctgctctccccgaAGAACCTctctaccactaccaccaccaccaccagcttctCAGAGACCCGCCACAGATCCTCCAACCTGTtcccctccacccactcctcttcctcctcttcctcctcatcctcctccgccCCCGCAGCCCCCAGACTGGTCCTcgcagcaccccctgctggccacGCCCCCGCAGCGCGCCGCGGCCTCTCCGTCTGGCTGAAGCTCTTCCTCCTGGTTCTGCTGGTGGCCTTCCTCTTCTTCGTCTACCAGACCATGGAGGCCGAAGTCTTGAGTCCTTTCAGCCGCTCGGAGGCGGAGCCGACCGGAACCACAGAGGGCGTGGCTTAG
- the LOC132447481 gene encoding proline-rich protein HaeIII subfamily 1-like isoform X1, whose product MCVFLFVCVPSSEQTSDASLDEEVLNVKRPNRRTSYRVQLVPSLACQTVGPNNVGSVLEPEPQPRPLVSMTQTDPASSPSRNTQRPSEDSATLRPNPVVLKARQPSGGKTPRIKSSGEKTPGFNPRGRRSPRPSPQELQGPPRRSPLGPQGPPRPSPLGPQGPARPSPRGPQGPPRPSSRGPQGPPRSSPWGPQGPPRPSPQRSQGLA is encoded by the exons atgtgtgtgttcctttttgtgtgtgttccttcgTCTGAGCAGACCAGCGATGCCTCATTGGACGAGGAGGTTCTGAATGTTAAACGCCCAAACCGCAGGACGTCGTACCGGGTCCAACTGGTTCCCAGCCTCGCCTGTCAAACC GTTGGTCCTAACAATGTGGGCTCTGTACTGGAGCCTGAGCCTCAGCCTCGCCCCCTGGTCAGTATGACTCAAACTGACCCCGCATCCTCTCCATCCCGCAACACCCAG AGACCGAGTGAGGACTCTGCCACTTTGAGACCGAACCCCGTGGTGTTGAAAGCACGTCAGCCCTCAGGGGGGAAGACCCCCAGGATCAAATCCTCGGGGGAGAAGACCCCAGGATTCAATCCTCGGGGGAGAAGATCCCCAAGACCCAGCCCCCAGGAGCTTCAGGGACCCCCAAGACGCAGCCCTCTTGGGCCCCAGGGACCGCCAAGACCCAGCCCTCTTGGGCCCCAGGGACCGGCAAGACCCAGCCCTCGCGGGCCCCAGGGACCGCCAAGACCCAGCTCACGGGGGCCCCAGGGACCGCCAAGATCCAGCCCCTGGGGTCCCCAGGGACCCCCAAGACCCAGCCCTCAGAGGTCCCAGGGCCTGGCGTGA
- the LOC132447481 gene encoding proline-rich protein 2-like isoform X2: MTQTDPASSPSRNTQRPSEDSATLRPNPVVLKARQPSGGKTPRIKSSGEKTPGFNPRGRRSPRPSPQELQGPPRRSPLGPQGPPRPSPLGPQGPARPSPRGPQGPPRPSSRGPQGPPRSSPWGPQGPPRPSPQRSQGLA, from the exons ATGACTCAAACTGACCCCGCATCCTCTCCATCCCGCAACACCCAG AGACCGAGTGAGGACTCTGCCACTTTGAGACCGAACCCCGTGGTGTTGAAAGCACGTCAGCCCTCAGGGGGGAAGACCCCCAGGATCAAATCCTCGGGGGAGAAGACCCCAGGATTCAATCCTCGGGGGAGAAGATCCCCAAGACCCAGCCCCCAGGAGCTTCAGGGACCCCCAAGACGCAGCCCTCTTGGGCCCCAGGGACCGCCAAGACCCAGCCCTCTTGGGCCCCAGGGACCGGCAAGACCCAGCCCTCGCGGGCCCCAGGGACCGCCAAGACCCAGCTCACGGGGGCCCCAGGGACCGCCAAGATCCAGCCCCTGGGGTCCCCAGGGACCCCCAAGACCCAGCCCTCAGAGGTCCCAGGGCCTGGCGTGA